ATTTAGATTGTAGATGTTTTTTACTGGATACTTGACTTCTTATTAATGCATTTGCTCGTATGGGGTCCTAGAGACCGGAATAATGTATATATGCATTACCATTAaacatttctgaaagatcatgtgacactgaagactggatgcttaataaagctgaaattataAATGACAATAGACAAGTtactttgtaatatttcacaatattacttgttttactgtattttttatcaactaaatgcagccttggtgagcataagagactaatttaaaaaatacaaaaaaacttactgaccctaaatttttaaatgttagtgcataataatattaattttaaaatgaacccATTATTAATTTGAAATACAGCATAGATTTTGTAAGACCTAGAATATCATCATTAAACCTTGAAATCTTTACTAGAAAGTAAGCATGCACTTTTAGTCAGTTGtataatatagtttatttttgCCTTCTTTTTCTTAGAAGGTATTTTATTCATGTTATCAAGTTTAAATATTGCTTTTATTAATTTCTCGCCATGAAAATGCCATGAAGTATCAACCTGAAACTTCACATTCAGTAAATCTCTTTGATATAATAAAAGGCTATAGACTCCATTAATGTTTCTGTTTTGATCATAGCTTCCTCACTGGGCCTGTGATTTATCACCTCAGCGTGTTGGAACTGTGGACAGAGGTTCATTTGGTTTCCTCCTGTCCTCTCCAGTGCACCCACCTGTACGCTACCTCTTTTCCTGCAGAGAACAAAAGCTCTCCGTAACGGAGGACAACACCAAGCACATCTCCCTCACTGAGTTTAACACGACACGCCTGCAGACAACCAGTCAGGTATGAGTCATTTATATGCGAGAAGTCTTAAAGCTAGTGGTACAAAATGCAACCCAATGCCTGTGTTTTTAGGATGGTACAATAGTGCCTTTGACTCTCCTCCACATGCCAGCATTATCTGAGCTGCACAAGGCTCCACTGCTCCTGCATGTCTATGGAGCTTATGGTGTTGATCTCAGTATGGTCTTCAGTCCTGAGAAGAGAATGCTGCTGGAGGACGGCTGGGCTCTGGCCTACTGCCATGTCAGGTACTGAACTACAACTCTAATCATCTTTTTTCATAGGTACATTAccattgaaaatgttttaatatttaaaataagtctcttatatcaaaactgaatttatttgatcaaaatttcagcaaacacacaaatatattctgaaatattactatttaaaagaaCTGCAGTTTTCATaagttataaaatgtaatttattcctgtgaaggcaaagctgaatttcaggatcattactccagtcttcattgtcacatgatccttcagaaatcattcttatatgttaATTTCTTCTTATCAGTaacatgctgcttttttttttttttttgaaaacgtgATTTCAGGATCATTTGATGAATCGAAAgttcaaatgaaaataatttatttgaaatagatttttaacattatagatgttaatgcatctttgctgaataaaagcattcatttattttaaataaaaaatccttcTGACCAAAAATTGTGGACAGTAGTGAATGATGAAATACTTGGGATTTGTAGTCCTTGAGTATTAATACGAACATAAGCATGGAAATGCATCTTTACAGTGTGCTTTGTGTTGGGCAGGGGCGGTGGTGAGCGTGGTCTAGCGTGGCATCAAGCAGGTTCTGTGCTACAGAAGCGGAAGGGAGTGGATGATCTTGCTGCCTGCATTCAGACTCTTCATCACTTGGGAGTGTCTCATCCTGCTCTTACAGCCCTCACTGCTCGCAGTGCTGGAGCTGTCCTAGTGGGGGCGTTGTGCAACCATAACCCACAGCTTCTTAAAGCTGTAATTCTACAGGTTGATCTTTAATACATCATTTCTTACACATTCCCTGAGCCTTGTTTTCATAGTTATATGAAGTTGTAATTCTCGGCAGGCACCTTTTCTGGATGTTCTTGGCACAATGCAAGATCCTTCCTTGCCACTTACTATAGAGGAGAGAGGGGAGTGGGGAGACCCCCTTATGAGAGAACACAGGGATAACATTGCCTCTTACTGTCCCTGTCACAACATTATACCTCAGGTAAATCACTCAGATGACACTTCtgctacagttcaaaagtttggggtcagtatgattttttttcctaaaagaaattaatacttttattcagaaaggatgtgttaaatcggtacaaagtgacagtaaaggcatttataatgttacaaaaaaattctatttcagataaatgcggTTAATATTCTATTCAACATACTGAAAAAATAATTGCATCACTGtttcaatattaagcagcaaaactgttttcaacattgatttgataataataataaatgtctccagagcagcaaatcagcaaattataATGAGCATATtacattatgatttctgaaggatcatgtgatcttgaaaactggagtaatgatgctgaaaattcacaggaataaattacattttaaaatatattcaaatagaaaactgtaacatttatacattatataatacagttcatactgtatttttgatcaaataaatgcagacttgctaAGCACAAGAGAtgttcaaaaccattaaaaaccgtACCAACACAAACTTTTGATTGGTTGTGTGCAGTGTGGGTCTTATCATTCAGAATCAGAAGTCAAccgtttcttttctttaacagcttTACCCATCCATGTTGATCACTGCATACTCGGAGGACCGTAGAGTTCCTTTATCTGGAGTCATGAAGTATGTGCAAATACTAAAGAAGGCCATCCAAGTGTGTACCACTCGGGACGGTGTTAACAGTGAGTGTAAAAATGCTCTATTCAGCCTTTTTAAACATCTTTGCACTTCTCATATTGCTCTAACACATGAAGTAAAGCCATTTAGCCCACAGGTAAGAGGTGTGCACAAAGTGGATTATTACAAATCATCACTGTAATGCACAGCCTTGGCTGGAGCATTGCTACAGCATtatgacaaaaaaacaataataatcataataatcaataagtaaatatatttatggtaATTGTTCAATCATTGAAAATTGAACATTGGTGTATTTGATCTTATATCTGGAATCTCATTAACCCACAAAGTGAATGATATTATCAAAACATTACAGCTGCAGTATTAAAAACTACTTCTAAACCAAGTGAAGTATAATGGAAATGAACTTGGAGGTCACTGGCTGTAATCCCAGCTCTCAAATAAACCCCTGGGCTTAAGAGAAGCACTTACACTCTCTCCTCAGAAGAGAAGAGCACTGATCTGGAAACAGGTGATGATGAGCGATTCCTCTCCATATCAACCTGAGGTCAGCTTGTGTGCGAGCTGCTCCGTGTGAGACGCTGTCAGCACATCTTAGTCCAGACCCCCTCTGTTAGACTTCCTCTCCATCTGTGTGCCAttaattattatctttattatacaCACAGAGACACCTTCTCTAACACcccacacacaaagaaaaaaactaaagttCCTCTAATCTGTCCCATTCCTCTCTAGGAGATAAAACGCTGATCACATATGCTGCCAGCTCAGACGATTAGCTTGTTCTATCAGTCTATCAGGCAAGGAGATAAGGAATAATACACTAGAGTGTGCCAAGGTCAGGAGGAGGCTTGTGAAACATGCGGCCCATAGGAGGAGCGGGATGGAGAGAGACACCGGCGGCCGCACTGCAGATAAGAGGCAGATCACAGAGTTTTAAGGATTAGGCATATGATTTTTACAGTCAGCTTCGCTTCAGAGAGATCCCATCGCCGTGGGGAAACAAGGCAGCCATGCAAAGGAGTGGGCCAAGCCCACCTGCATGGCAGCCCCTCATCATCCACTCTGTTTCAAGTGCTGGATGTGATGCCCTGGTGTTGTGATGGAGAGCCAGTGTACCGGATTATGCTTGGATATTGTCAGTCTAGTCTTACAGATTCAGTGCGTTTGGTCccataacaaacataaaataatgtactgcaatttCTTTATTTATCTACCATATACCATGTTCCCAAgagccttttttttctttgcatcttACATTTAAAGGAGATTTAGTAACTTTTTCCTTATTAAAAAGTTTTACACAAGTGttgtttttgttaactaaaactacaaaaaataattgttaaaaaagtaaaataagataTTAAATAGATGAAAATAATTCCTGTTGCATGAGGAACTAACTGAAATACTACTGAAGTACTAGaattatttaaattgatataaaataaaaataaactggaggtaaatagaaacaaataaaatgaatgaaaaggagtacaaaaaaatgactttaaataacatttaatgaaaactaaaaagaggtcatttaaaataattatattagtataaatataaataataccaaaAGAATACTCTTGTACAcataaggaaattaatacttaaaaaaaataataattcacatacACTCAAAGACTCCAGTCAAATGTAAACAATATTAACTACATGTAAAACATTGTTATGGATGGTTCACCTAAAatttcatcattttctcaccctcttattgtaaaaaaaaagatttttccctCTTACTATAGAAGTCATTGGCTACAAGCAACTGATTTGTTACTATTCTTCAAAATCTCTTTTTCAGAATTTTctcaaaaattaaaaacattgtgGCTGCATTTCTACAAAGGCATCAGTAACTGATGTCAGTTTAAAATACATGTTCACCTGTGCCTTTTTATTTGACATGTTGAACGAGTAGCACGTGTCCCAGTTGTCATTCTGGACCTGCAGCCAGGAGGCGATCACTTTGGGCCTGAGGATTTTAATTTGTCCTTGAATGAGGTACATACAAATTCCATTTGAATCATCCTGCACCTTATCAGAATGAATTGTTACATTACCTGCTTCCAATGTTAACACACTCGAGCATAATACTTCACCATGCTGGCTATTATAAAGCTTTGGATCAATCATTAAGGTTGTCATTACATAAGCTTTGTGATCATGTAAAACTTTTAGCATTATACATTTTTCATGTATACTGTACTGTTGCTAGAATTCTATTAGTGAGACTAACAACTTGTGTTTACagctttgtcatgtttttttttttctctcttcacagTGCGCCCGACAGTTagcctttctttacacagaacTTGGACTAGACCACCAAAAAACTCGACGGAAACAAAAACACAGGTCAAATAACCTGACTGGAAAGTCTCACAGACCACGAAACTAatttatatgtgtgtactgtatttGTGAGTGAAAAACCAGACAAAAAGTTATACTTATTTTTCTTAATgaaccaaacatttattttgttgcatagaagttttttttattttttataaaaatttgtcTGACTAAAACAGCTTGCATTGCCAGGCAACTTGTCAGTTCACACTGAACACAAACAGTATATGGActatcacagccaatcagaagacaCTTAATGTTCAGTGTACAGTTCAGTGGACCAATGAGATGTCAAAGTGGGCAGGACTTTGGCACTGTTTAAATATTTGAAGTGATCTGATTCTTAATGTACTGACAGGCATCTATCTGGTCACTCACCACCCAGTTTGACCATTTTCCCTCTGACATGTTTGACATCCATAAATGAACCAAGCGTCTGGCTCGATTTCCAAACAGATCATCAGGAAGTTACAGCTGATAGAAGTTAAAGGGAAAGTCTCTTTCAGTGACATAGCTTGTGCCATAGTTCCTcatgtttttttctatttcttcatAATCATAATACTCTGCCACGTCCTAACGATAAAAAACATCCATAACGATATtaagcacaacagttttcagtggaagtcaatggggtaaGGCAGGGCATTGTACATttagaaaatgaataaaatctgtGCGGAATAAAAATCCAAAAATTCCTTCTACCTAGACCAGCAGTCCCTCCACTAAACAAACAATTAAAGGAAAGGACAACTTTTACTGCTCAAACTATAGATATGTGTGTATGAAATAATGCTTTTACAGAAATACAAGTACTGCTTTTAAATCTAAAAAGTCTTGCCCCAAAGACTTCCGTTGCAAGTACATAAAACACCATTTTTGTATGTTCTTCCAAACTGAGGGATGAATAAAAGTGATTTCCTGTTGTAATCAACATGTCACAGATGATCAGTTTTAACTTGCGTTGAACCTGTGAACATTCCTTTAAGTTAATTCTAACAAGTCCATGAGGAGCAGAAAGACAATTCACTAAAGAAGAAGGCCAAGACCACGGAGTTATTTCCCTAGATCTTCAATGGCTTTGAAATCGTCTGGAATTAGGATAATGGGAATGACTTGCCAGTAAATCCATTGAAATATGCACTAGTAATCCTTAAATGACATTGTGAGAACAAAGAACAGTAATAGGACTCCTCCTGACTGAATTCGAAGAACATTTTTGACTCTGGCAGATGAAGTGCTACAACAAATAAGTGTTTACATTTTCACGTTGTTGTATAGCATTGTTGGGCTTACTGGATCTTGGTCAGGGTCGACCTGGGGTTAATTTCTCAAATATGTGGCCTCCATCAAGCATGTTTCACAGCGACCATGCAGAACCCGTCCACCCACTTCTTGGGAGAAATGGATTATATCCTATTAGACAGATGTGGAAGAAAGATCAAAGAGGGCCCATGTTAGTAATGAAACATGATAAGGTATGGTGGATTGCAGATCTGCATAAAGAGCCTTTTTGTTAAAGAGCTTGAAGGCTAATGTTCCTCACTCCATGGTAAAGTCCTCAAAGTTTTCCATGGCTCAAAAGATGAGATCAATCTCCCTGAAGTCCTCCACATCATATATAAAGTCTCTCATATGAGACTTGTAGAAAGGGCTGATCCAGGTTGctttaatgttctcaaaatgaATCAGTTTGTCCTTAATTCCTGAAGTAAAACAATGAAGTATACTTTTGTTCTGTATTCAACAATTAATTTATCTTGGTCACAACAACCTTTATAATCGTTCCAATCTTTTAATATCTAAATGTGAACATTTTAGATTGTCAAATTTATTAGTCTCTTGTAGAACATAAGCTGGTGTTTTGTCTTATCCACAGTTTTTGCTTTGTGTAGACATGTTTCAAAGTAAAATACTAATCATCACCCTGTAATGTACAGCTGTAAAATCAGTTTTATGTACTTTATGGCATGTGTAGACATAATTATGCCTATTACATAAGAGCATTTAAACAACCTCCTCTTGCTTGAAACAGAATATGCTGCAGGACAGAACCATTGTGAAGGAAAAGCATGGCTTTTGTGTGCCTGTCCAAAGCCATCTACACTCACTTCTCAAATAACGCTACAGCTGGAGGGAACTCCCAGCTACTGAAAAGATCAGTTTTTCAGGCCAGCATGATACACTACTACTTACTTTTTCCTGTCTTTTTTTGTTAGGCCAGTTTTCTTACATGAGCACATTATGATGCGTTAACGTACATTGAGttctcaatacacacacacacacacacacacaacaagccgGATCCGGAACCTCCGAAATCGGAGGCACCTCAATTTTGCGGATCCTcctcctccaggggtggcgttcagtatggcagacagatatgtgccgtgaaaaattaaccaaaattagAGCTCTATTattattcgttattattattttaaatcagagggttttacaaatatttaaccaatgataagtatttaaaaaagcttgtcagtaaaacttcattaTGCCATTGCATCCTCAGATTGACGCGCgccacagcctggaggagacaaattactgaaatgaattaaaatataaataatttaatagaaatattaacaataaaatgaaataaaaataactttaccaaaacaaaacaaaaaatcaattaaatgaaaactgacaTTTAACACAGAAATAACACTGTAATAATGGGGAATAACAATTTCACATTGTTTCatggaaattatttttttaattatttttttttttttactctattagCCTGTAGTGTTTTACCTTAAAGATCAAAACTTACCTTTGAGATCTCCAACACCATCAGCATTTGAATCTTTGAATGATCGTGGATTAACCTGATAGACCGGAGACAGCTGCCACCAGCTCTTGCATCGAGGTGACAGCGCCACAATTGTAATGCTCACGGCAATAAGGGCCAAGATGCATATAATGATCAGCCAGAAAATAATCTCTGGAGGGATGCAGTTGCACGCTTTGCTGGAATATAACATCAGGACCTCTTTGGGTATCCCAGCATACAGCTTGATCTGAGTGTACTCGTCGTCCTCTGAACCGATGACCGATGCTGGTGCCCTGCTGCTCTCGAGTGCTTGATGCATCGGATGTATCATCATCTTCTTGAAAGGCTGCATTCTGGATGCCTTCTTGCCGCTCCAACGCATCGATGTTGGCGATTTTGGTCAAACTCATCTTTCTTGCTTCATTCAGTCCCAAGGAACAACACTTGTAAGAGCAGAAACAGCGGGAAGTCCTGTTAAATAGAGGCATTCACAAGTCCATAGTGCACAACACTCATTCAGTCTCCATCCCTCTCAACATACAATAAAACCCCTCCCAGAGGAATGTGGCAGAGGTTAGTAAGGCCAATCACACACTGCCTTGGCTACATATTATTGAAAAATCAGGTAACTCATCCTGGCATTAGCTATGCCACAAAGTGACAGTTTGCAATGCTTTAGTGTTGCTGACAACTCTCTACACAGGATTCTCACACCCCTCTGAAAATAACCAACACTTTAATTAGCAAACTAAAGCCGGAGAGTTAGCCAGCTAGCTTTTTTACTTTATGACAAATTGGCTGGCAAACTTTTACCATTAAAACAACTCTTTAGTTTCCCATTTAGATTCCCTTGTTATCAGATTTCTACAAGAATTAACAAATTAAGAATCCTGTCCAACTTATTATAATGCAACAAATGTAAAGTGtaacttaattatatttttattaatgttaatattgcattatatattttaaaatatatatattttaatttttataatcatatttttttgcCTAATTTGCATTGTTTTGGGCgacttcaaactaaatattttaatcatattattaaaataaaaacgttttaaaaattgtttttggcaATTGAAATagttgaaattatatataaatattatatgaaaaaaatagcAATGATTCCTGGAAACGGTagaataaaaaattcaaatctactaaaatatgatttaaattaaaatgaaaatctaaaaaagctaattcaaaatatttatatatataatagaaccACATATAAATAACAGTTAAATAATACTGGTAAGAATGaggaaaaataagtaaataacaacGAGCTCGCAAACTCTTATATTACacacttgttaaaaaaaagtgcaaaactaTCACTGCTGCGGTACCATTTCAAAAAGTACTAATAAGTACGCGTTGAGGCACTTGTACATGTCATTGAAAATAAGGTATAATAGTATTTAGTCCTTAgtgtaccaccccagtgacagatGTAATCAGAactctacaaaaataaaatgaactgcAACTTGATTTTATTGATGTTTCAGCAGACTGTCAAGGCCTGATTACACGAAGACGAATATTTGGTGTaatgatattttaatttgaatgaacgGCTGTTAATGCAGCTGCTTTTAAATTATACAATGCATTCCTTGTTACAGGTACAGAACTTTTTAATCTTTATGATAGGTCTGGAACTAAATAAAATCCAAATTAAACCAAAACTTGTTCTGCGATTTTTAAAACAGGCTTTTATGATACCCTATATAGCATAGCACTCATTACTAGCCATAATGCATTTTTAGCCTCGGACTAATGGGGCCACATACCACCCACAGTCTGCTCACTGACCATAGGATGCATATCGCACACAAAACTTGAAAGCACTTTCTCAGTCTGATAAATTCTAATCCAAcctaaaacacttttcttttttttatcgcTTCACATCAAAGTCAAGTTTCTAAGGTCCAAGGCTGATTGAATGAGTGCTTTGATTAAATAATCATTACATTTTTCAACTTTTGCTAGAGACATCAAATCTGTTGCGTCTCTTAACAGGTCATGTAGATCAGCACTGTATATTCAGCTTTGTTTACTCAGAAATACAGATCACAAcatctatacatacatatttttgtgttttatggcCAAACTTTCACTAAGAGTAccataatttgaaataatttcagtCTATTATTGCTCTATCACCTCCtaaaatgcacacaaaaacaaATCAACCAGCAGCTGTCTGCTTTACGTTCAGTCAGACAATTTCTTGCAGTCCAGGCCTTTTCCAATGTGATTAAACATGAGGAGCAAGACTGTTTTTTCCTGAATCTTTATTGTTCTGCTCAACATCACCTTTCAGGTTCTGAGGCCAGTGTAGTCCATTTActgctgaaaatatatattagcaAAACCAACATTACACTTGCATGATGAACCAGAAAATATTCTGTGAATTCATCACAAAGCTAGTATTTTTATGATCAGctaaccaaaacaaaaaacaccactTCACAATATACtcttgagggaaaaaaaagaagaaaggcaGGTTGCTGTAAGTTTACATCTGCATTGTGAAAGTTAGGGCTGATAAGGAAGAAGACTGAGATATAATACAAATGGGGAGCTGAGAGAAGCTGCGTGGCTTTGGTGGGTACTTACAATCCCTTTTAGCCAACATCACCCAAAGTTCTTGGGTGGCTGGGTTACACAAGTACATAAACAAATCTCAGTGTGTCTAAAGTAATTCACACAATGTGGCACGCTCATCGGTCACCACCAACACAACTCTATTGCTTCACACGTTAAGCCACAAAGAACGTCAAActtgggaaaaataaaaaatatatatatgaatttatatatatttctctctatatattctatattctctGAAACAGCAGGATTAAAAAGCTTATAACAACCAATCCAAGTGATAACCTGCAAAACGAAGCAGAGTCGAGTCCGAGGTTCTACCTA
Above is a genomic segment from Carassius carassius chromosome 30, fCarCar2.1, whole genome shotgun sequence containing:
- the LOC132110787 gene encoding prolyl endopeptidase-like isoform X1, whose translation is MNLISSSCLLLLRSFSRNIHQRNIHPFISRLYTEGSSQTTVELSKDQLQKLRDQEQRFKRRLHSVHRKFAVVPENSEFQGRHHVYFEDGKGIYRSTLGHDEQEMLEVFNADWAGDGYGTIQRVRLSPSETMLAVTVKKDHHEETRCVLVHLDGLILRQKAPLVLDNVLSFEWATDDVLYYSTQETLRCLCVFRLHLSNSEVKTTLVYEEKDPEFFVEVSRSRDQRLVTINCCSKISSEVWFVDSKTPLLFPTLIQSRQPGLLYHVEHSDNCLFILANTGANQEYQLLRAPLASPSMPHWVPLFSAVPGTVIKDMELLQDHCVFTVKDSQCRVQIQTLTTKEPRQFNTHQLPHWACDLSPQRVGTVDRGSFGFLLSSPVHPPVRYLFSCREQKLSVTEDNTKHISLTEFNTTRLQTTSQDGTIVPLTLLHMPALSELHKAPLLLHVYGAYGVDLSMVFSPEKRMLLEDGWALAYCHVRGGGERGLAWHQAGSVLQKRKGVDDLAACIQTLHHLGVSHPALTALTARSAGAVLVGALCNHNPQLLKAVILQAPFLDVLGTMQDPSLPLTIEERGEWGDPLMREHRDNIASYCPCHNIIPQLYPSMLITAYSEDRRVPLSGVMKYVQILKKAIQVCTTRDGVNSELARVPVVILDLQPGGDHFGPEDFNLSLNECARQLAFLYTELGLDHQKTRRKQKHRSNNLTGKSHRPRN
- the LOC132110787 gene encoding prolyl endopeptidase-like isoform X2, translating into MNLISSSCLLLLRSFSRNIHQRNIHPFISRLYTEGSSQTTVELSKDQLQKLRDQEQRFKRRLHSVHRKFAVVPENSEFQGRHHVYFEDGKGIYRSTLGHDEQEMLEVFNADWAGDGYGTIQRVRLSPSETMLAVTVKKDHHEETRCVLVHLDGLILRQKAPLVLDNVLSFEWATDDVLYYSTQETLRCLCVFRLHLSNSEVKTTLVYEEKDPEFFVEVSRSRDQRLVTINCCSKISSEVWFVDSKTPLLFPTLIQSRQPGLLYHVEHSDNCLFILANTGANQEYQLLRAPLASPSMPHWVPLFSAVPGTVIKDMELLQDHCVFTVKDSQCRVQIQTLTTKEPRQFNTHQLPHWACDLSPQRVGTVDRGSFGFLLSSPVHPPVRYLFSCREQKLSVTEDNTKHISLTEFNTTRLQTTSQDGTIVPLTLLHMPALSELHKAPLLLHVYGAYGVDLSMVFSPEKRMLLEDGWALAYCHVRGGGERGLAWHQAGSVLQKRKGVDDLAACIQTLHHLGVSHPALTALTARSAGAVLVGALCNHNPQLLKAVILQAPFLDVLGTMQDPSLPLTIEERGEWGDPLMREHRDNIASYCPCHNIIPQLYPSMLITAYSEDRRVPLSGVMKYVQILKKAIQVCTTRDGVNTRVPVVILDLQPGGDHFGPEDFNLSLNECARQLAFLYTELGLDHQKTRRKQKHRSNNLTGKSHRPRN